A genomic stretch from Dendropsophus ebraccatus isolate aDenEbr1 unplaced genomic scaffold, aDenEbr1.pat pat_scaffold_1349_ctg1, whole genome shotgun sequence includes:
- the LOC138775103 gene encoding islet cell autoantigen 1-like protein → MYSSGQLWAGEDRSMVSRMQKKFWETKQVLIKVTGKKEDEHVVASDAELDAKLEIFHSIQTTGSELLKIIEKYHQALNALSLEENDFGLHLKVHAQQNSTRAGKMMKVTGNALCSSAGQRLALCAPLSRLQQEMATFTNRAVSDTLLTINQMEKARTEYRGALLWMKDVSQELDPDTYKQMEKFRKVQLQVRNTKSHFDKTKMDVCQKVDLLGASRCNLLSHSLASYQTTLLHFWKKTAHLMAEIQEEFQEMLPYTPSYLKAPKQTIEQDNVEKTDSSGDDQLVDNHILLTLQGERLNNPEAISDNMNRNLFDLEDPEKNTKKDPKHLLLDNIEGEDFDQEFSFLSLQPPMSPAFSQEEQDIFECGESSSWTKQSESLSGYLPSHLLDMGLQSAGGLSNWTIPGLSSDGSKSDCSVQKTSGPTAQNPKAGNSDMSAWLNMFADLDPLASLGATSHSDDKLFSA, encoded by the exons ATGTACAGCAGCGGGCAGCTATGGGCAGGAGAGGACCGATCAATGGTCAGCCGCATGCAGAAGAAGTTTTGGGAAACAAAACAAGTGTTAATCAAGGTTACAGGGAAGAAAGAGGATGAACATGTGGTTGCATCAGACGCCGAGCTGGATGCCAAACTTGAG ATATTTCATTCAATTCAAACGACAGGATCAGAATTGCTTAAAATAATTGAAAAATATCATCAAGCTCTCAACG CACTGTCCTTAGAAGAAAATGATTTTGGTTTGCACTTGAAAGTACATGCTCAACAAAACAGCACCCGAGCTGGGAAAATGATGAAAGTTACTGGCAATGCTTTGTGCTCATCTGCAGGCCAGAG atTAGCCCTGTGTGCACCACTTTCACGGCTTCAGCAAGAAATGGCCACCTTTACTAACCGAGCAGTCTCAGACACATTACTGACCATCAACCAAATGGAAAAGGCGCGGACTGAATACAGAGGAGCCCTGCTGTGGATGAAGGATGTCTCCCAAGAGTTAGACCCTGACACCTACAAACAGATGGAGAAATTTAGAAAG GTGCAACTACAAGTAAGAAATACTAAGAGCCATTTCGACAAGACAAAAATGGATGTGTGCCAGAAAGTAGATCTCCTCGGAGCTAGCCGCTGCAACCTGCTATCACATTCACTTGCTTCCTATCAG ACAACACTTTTGCACTTTTGGAAGAAGACAGCGCATCTAATGGCTGAaatacaggaggaatttcaagaaaTGCTTCCATATACCCCATCCTACCTGAAG GCTCCCAAACAAACCATTGAACAGGATAATGTGGAAAAGACAGACAGCAGTGGGGATGATCAGTTGGTGGATAATCACAT ACTGCTTACATTACAAGGAGAAAGACTAAACAACCCAGAAGCAATATCTG ATAATATGAATAGAAACCTATTTGACTTGGAGGATCCAGAAAAAAATACTAAGAAGG aCCCAAAGCACCTACTGTTGGACAATATAGAGGGGGAGGATTTTGATCAGGAGTTCTCCTTTCTGAGTTTGCAGCCTCCAATGTCTCCAGCGTTTTCTCAGGAAGAACAGGATATTTTTGAGTGTGGTGAATCAAGCTCATGGACAAAACAGTCAGAGAGCTTGTCCGGATATCTTCCTTCACACCTCCTCGATATGGGCCTTCAGTCTGCCGGGGGACTCAGCA ACTGGACAATTCCAGGTTTGTCTTCAGATGGCAGCAAGTCTGACTGTTCTGTACAGAAAACTTCAGGCCCTACGGCCCAAA ACCCTAAAGCAGGAAATTCAGACATGTCAGCATGGTTAAACATGTTTGCAGATCTTGACCCGCTTGCAAGCCTTGGTGCCACCAGCCACTCAGACGATAAGCTTTTCAGTGCGTGA